A portion of the Micromonospora vinacea genome contains these proteins:
- a CDS encoding LLM class flavin-dependent oxidoreductase, with translation MQFGIFTVGDVTVDPTTGREPTEHERIKAMVAIALKAEEVGLDVFATGEHHNPPFVPSSPTTMLGYIAARTERLLLSTATTLITTNDPVKIAEDYAMLQHLSDGRVDLMMGRGNTGPVYPWFGKDIRAGIPLAIENYDLLHRLWREDVVDWKGKYRTPLQSFTSTPRPLDGVPPFVWHGSIRSPEIAEQAAYYGDGFFANHIFWPKEHTQRMIALYRQRFAHYGHGSADQAIVGLGGQVFMRRNSQDAVREFRPYFDNAPVYGHGPSLEEFTRETPLTVGSPQQVIDRTLGFREYVGDYQRQLFLMDHAGLPLKTVLEQLDLLGEEVVPVLRKEFDTLRPAHVPAAPTHASLVAAAGGAKDSTVHAVDDVTGKAPEGATR, from the coding sequence ATGCAGTTCGGAATCTTCACCGTCGGTGACGTCACTGTCGATCCGACCACCGGTCGGGAGCCGACCGAGCATGAGCGGATCAAGGCGATGGTCGCGATCGCGTTGAAGGCCGAGGAGGTCGGTCTGGACGTCTTCGCCACCGGCGAGCACCACAACCCGCCGTTCGTGCCGTCGTCACCGACCACCATGCTCGGCTACATCGCGGCGCGCACCGAGCGGCTGCTGCTGTCCACCGCCACCACGCTGATCACCACCAACGACCCGGTGAAGATCGCCGAGGACTACGCGATGCTCCAGCACCTCTCCGATGGCCGGGTGGACCTCATGATGGGCCGCGGCAACACCGGCCCGGTCTACCCGTGGTTCGGCAAGGACATCCGCGCCGGCATCCCCCTGGCCATCGAGAACTACGACCTGCTGCACCGGCTGTGGCGCGAGGACGTGGTCGACTGGAAGGGCAAGTACCGCACCCCGTTGCAGTCGTTCACCTCGACGCCGCGCCCGCTCGACGGCGTGCCCCCGTTCGTCTGGCACGGCTCGATCCGCAGCCCGGAGATCGCCGAGCAGGCCGCGTACTACGGCGACGGCTTCTTCGCCAACCACATCTTCTGGCCCAAGGAGCACACCCAGCGGATGATCGCGCTCTACCGCCAGCGGTTCGCGCACTACGGCCACGGCTCCGCCGACCAGGCCATCGTCGGCCTCGGCGGGCAGGTGTTCATGCGCCGCAATTCGCAGGACGCGGTCCGGGAGTTCCGGCCGTACTTCGACAACGCCCCGGTCTACGGGCACGGGCCGTCGCTGGAGGAGTTCACCCGGGAGACCCCGCTGACAGTGGGCAGCCCGCAGCAGGTCATCGACCGCACGCTCGGCTTCCGGGAGTACGTCGGTGACTACCAGCGTCAGCTGTTCCTGATGGACCACGCGGGGTTGCCGCTGAAGACCGTGCTGGAGCAGCTCGACCTGCTCGGCGAGGAGGTCGTGCCGGTGCTGCGCAAGGAGTTCGACACGCTGCGTCCGGCGCACGTGCCGGCGGCGCCGACGCACGCCTCGCTGGTCGCCGCCGCGGGTGGCGCCAAGGACAGCACAGTGCACGCCGTGGACGACGTGACGGGCAAGGCACCGGAGGGGGCGACCCGATGA
- a CDS encoding DNA-3-methyladenine glycosylase produces MDLVSDDRSADLAALADLLAGPLLPAARGLLGCRLHVGGVTVRITEVEAYAGSGGDPASHAHRGRTPRNAVMFGPAGYAYVYFTYGMHWCMNVVTGVEGEASAVLLRAGEVVDGLATARERRPAIRRDVDLARGPARLCSALGIDREAYGAYLLGDGPVRLRPPVLPVPPETVVAGPRVGVTGAHDLPWRFWLDGDPTVSAYRRHVPRVRR; encoded by the coding sequence ATGGATCTCGTGTCGGACGACCGCTCCGCCGACCTGGCGGCGCTGGCGGACCTGCTCGCCGGCCCACTGCTACCAGCGGCGCGCGGACTGCTGGGCTGCCGCCTGCACGTCGGCGGGGTCACCGTCCGGATCACCGAGGTCGAGGCGTACGCGGGAAGTGGCGGCGACCCCGCCTCGCACGCCCATCGGGGCCGCACCCCGCGCAACGCCGTGATGTTCGGCCCCGCCGGGTACGCCTACGTCTACTTCACCTACGGGATGCACTGGTGCATGAACGTGGTCACCGGCGTCGAGGGGGAGGCTTCCGCCGTGCTGCTGCGCGCCGGGGAGGTGGTCGACGGGCTCGCCACGGCACGGGAGCGCCGGCCGGCCATCCGGCGGGACGTGGACCTGGCCCGCGGGCCCGCCCGGCTCTGCTCCGCGCTCGGCATCGACCGCGAGGCGTACGGGGCGTACCTGCTCGGCGACGGCCCGGTCCGCCTGCGGCCCCCCGTGCTGCCGGTGCCGCCGGAGACGGTGGTGGCGGGTCCCCGGGTCGGGGTGACCGGCGCGCACGACCTGCCTTGGCGGTTCTGGTTGGACGGCGATCCCACGGTCAGCGCGTACCGCCGGCACGTGCCGCGCGTCCGGCGCTGA
- a CDS encoding ubiquitin-like small modifier protein 1, translating to MVTVLLPGPLRGEAGGASRLNVTAAGTLRAVLDEMAVAHPRLARRIRDERGELRRYVNVFVDGEDCRHSGGLATPVEDGAEVQVLPSVAGG from the coding sequence GTGGTCACCGTGCTGCTGCCCGGCCCGCTGCGCGGCGAGGCCGGGGGCGCGAGTCGGCTGAACGTCACCGCCGCCGGGACGCTGCGGGCGGTCCTCGACGAGATGGCCGTCGCGCATCCCCGGCTGGCCCGGCGCATCCGCGACGAGCGCGGCGAACTGCGCCGCTACGTCAACGTCTTCGTCGACGGGGAAGACTGCCGGCACTCCGGCGGTCTGGCCACCCCGGTCGAGGACGGCGCGGAGGTGCAGGTGCTGCCCTCGGTGGCGGGCGGCTGA
- a CDS encoding universal stress protein — MTIRSGAPVVVAVDGSTSALEAVRVAAKEATVRQRPLRVVHAFIWPLYDVPLIPGPGAPVDAGLRHQAERTVAEAVTEAGKTAPELAVTGVVIDGAATPVLLDQSRDAALLVLGSRGLGGFAELLIGSVAVQVSARAECPVLVVKGEARADGPVLVGVDGSDLSTEALAFAFEEAALRGTDLVAVHAWLTPTPTGPGDILPLVYDVDALAADERRVLAESLAGWSQRYPEVPVRQCVAYGAAARVLVQQSATAQLTVVGAHGRGALAGALLGSVSHAVLHHSHSPLAIVRHRRDA; from the coding sequence ATGACCATCAGATCCGGTGCTCCCGTGGTGGTGGCGGTGGACGGTTCGACCTCGGCGCTGGAGGCGGTGCGGGTCGCCGCCAAGGAAGCGACGGTGCGACAGCGCCCCCTGCGGGTGGTGCACGCGTTCATCTGGCCGCTCTACGACGTACCACTGATTCCCGGGCCGGGCGCTCCCGTCGACGCCGGGCTTCGCCACCAGGCTGAGCGGACCGTCGCCGAGGCGGTGACCGAGGCCGGCAAGACCGCGCCGGAACTCGCCGTCACCGGCGTGGTGATCGACGGCGCGGCCACGCCGGTGCTCCTGGACCAGTCCCGGGACGCGGCGCTGCTGGTGCTCGGCAGTCGGGGCCTGGGAGGTTTCGCCGAGCTGCTGATCGGCTCGGTGGCCGTGCAGGTCTCCGCCCGCGCCGAGTGCCCGGTGCTGGTGGTCAAGGGTGAGGCGCGCGCCGACGGTCCGGTGCTGGTCGGCGTCGACGGCTCGGACCTGTCCACGGAGGCACTGGCATTCGCCTTCGAGGAGGCCGCGCTGCGCGGCACCGACCTGGTGGCCGTGCACGCCTGGCTCACCCCCACGCCGACCGGCCCCGGCGACATCCTGCCGCTGGTGTACGACGTCGACGCGCTGGCCGCCGACGAGAGGCGGGTGCTCGCGGAATCACTGGCCGGTTGGTCGCAGCGGTACCCCGAGGTGCCGGTTCGCCAGTGTGTGGCATACGGCGCGGCGGCTCGGGTGCTGGTGCAGCAGTCCGCCACCGCGCAGCTCACCGTGGTCGGAGCACACGGCCGGGGCGCCCTCGCCGGTGCTCTGCTCGGCTCGGTGAGCCACGCGGTGCTGCACCACTCGCACAGCCCACTGGCGATCGTCCGGCACCGCCGGGACGCCTGA
- a CDS encoding FMN reductase: MTRRTLAVVSAGLSQPSSTRLLADQLAAATRDELVRRGSEVELHVVDLREYAHDVVNNLLTGFAPAALREVVDTVTGADGLIAVTPIFSASYNGLFKSFFDVLDSESLVDRPVLIGATGGTARHSLALEHAVRPMFAYLRSVVVPTAVFAAPEDWSDGTADGALRARIRRAAGELADQIDRRPPATGPADPFALTTDFLQMLGRGDDAPVS, encoded by the coding sequence ATGACCCGCCGCACCCTGGCCGTCGTCTCGGCGGGGCTGAGTCAGCCCTCGTCGACCCGGCTGCTCGCCGACCAGCTCGCCGCGGCCACCCGCGACGAGTTGGTCCGGCGCGGCTCCGAGGTGGAGCTGCACGTCGTCGACCTGCGGGAGTACGCCCACGACGTGGTGAACAACCTGCTCACCGGGTTCGCGCCGGCGGCGCTGCGCGAGGTCGTCGACACGGTGACCGGGGCGGACGGGCTCATCGCCGTCACCCCGATCTTCAGCGCGTCGTACAACGGGCTGTTCAAGTCCTTCTTCGACGTGTTGGATTCCGAGTCGCTTGTCGACCGGCCGGTGCTGATCGGTGCGACCGGCGGCACCGCCCGGCACTCCCTCGCTCTGGAGCACGCCGTCCGTCCGATGTTCGCCTACCTCCGGTCGGTGGTGGTTCCGACCGCCGTCTTCGCCGCTCCGGAGGACTGGTCCGACGGCACCGCCGACGGCGCGTTGCGCGCTCGGATCCGGCGCGCCGCCGGGGAGTTGGCCGACCAGATCGATCGCCGGCCACCGGCCACCGGGCCGGCCGACCCGTTCGCCCTCACCACCGACTTCCTGCAGATGCTCGGCCGAGGTGACGACGCGCCGGTCAGCTGA
- a CDS encoding MmcQ/YjbR family DNA-binding protein, whose translation MERAEMLAYCLAKPGAWLDQPWEGDEVVKVGGRIFAFLGSAGGKPTVGIKCGPTREVADEWLHRHPDDASVMPYIGRSGWNTLRLDGGIDDEELTEAVDSSYDMVVAKLPKRERPTA comes from the coding sequence ATGGAGCGCGCGGAGATGTTGGCGTACTGCCTGGCCAAGCCGGGAGCGTGGCTGGACCAACCGTGGGAGGGCGACGAGGTGGTGAAGGTCGGCGGCCGGATCTTCGCGTTCCTCGGCAGCGCCGGGGGCAAACCGACTGTCGGCATCAAGTGCGGGCCGACCCGGGAGGTGGCCGACGAGTGGCTGCACCGGCACCCGGACGACGCCAGCGTGATGCCCTACATCGGCAGGTCCGGGTGGAACACGCTGCGCCTGGACGGCGGGATCGACGACGAGGAGCTGACCGAGGCGGTCGACTCGTCGTACGACATGGTGGTGGCCAAGCTCCCCAAGCGGGAGCGCCCGACGGCCTGA
- a CDS encoding WD40/YVTN/BNR-like repeat-containing protein — protein MATLLAIGTAKGLFLATSTDDRRSWEITGPHFPMTGVYAVAVDTRRSTPRLLAGMTSSHFGPSVATSDDLGASWDEPEEAPVAFPADTGVSLGRVWQLMPAGPDEPDVIWAGTEPSALFKSTDGGRSFELVRSLWDHPHRPQWEAGFGGQAVHTVLPHPRDPARLLVAMSTGGVYRSEDAGASWAPGNTGIRAYFMPDEWPEFGQCVHKVARDAGNPERLYAQNHHGVYRSDDDGRTWSSIADGLPSDFGFPMVAHPGRGGVVWTFPLVADGERFPTDHRCRVFRSSDAGGKWEPLSVGLPEGPFYPAVLRDAMCADDATPGGVYFGTRSGSVFASRDEGDSWSSVAAHLPDVLCVRAAEV, from the coding sequence ATGGCAACACTGCTCGCGATCGGCACAGCCAAGGGATTGTTTCTCGCCACCAGCACCGACGACCGGCGCAGTTGGGAGATCACCGGCCCGCACTTTCCGATGACCGGTGTCTACGCGGTGGCTGTCGACACCCGTCGTTCCACCCCGCGGCTGCTCGCCGGCATGACCAGCTCACACTTCGGCCCCAGCGTCGCCACCAGCGACGACCTCGGCGCTTCCTGGGACGAGCCCGAGGAGGCGCCGGTCGCGTTTCCGGCCGACACCGGCGTCTCCCTCGGCCGGGTCTGGCAGTTGATGCCGGCCGGCCCCGACGAGCCGGACGTCATCTGGGCTGGCACCGAGCCCTCGGCGTTGTTCAAGTCCACCGACGGTGGCCGCAGCTTCGAGCTGGTCCGTTCCCTCTGGGACCACCCGCACCGCCCGCAGTGGGAGGCCGGCTTCGGTGGTCAGGCCGTGCACACCGTGCTGCCCCACCCGCGTGACCCCGCTCGGCTGCTGGTCGCCATGTCCACCGGTGGGGTCTACCGCTCGGAGGACGCCGGGGCGAGTTGGGCGCCGGGCAACACCGGCATCCGCGCCTACTTCATGCCCGACGAGTGGCCGGAGTTCGGCCAGTGCGTGCACAAGGTCGCCCGCGACGCCGGCAACCCCGAGCGGTTGTACGCGCAGAACCACCACGGCGTCTACCGCTCCGATGACGACGGCCGCACCTGGTCCTCGATCGCCGATGGGCTTCCCAGCGACTTCGGCTTCCCGATGGTGGCCCACCCGGGGCGCGGCGGCGTGGTGTGGACCTTCCCGTTGGTGGCCGACGGCGAGCGGTTCCCGACCGACCACCGCTGCCGGGTGTTCCGTTCGTCCGACGCCGGTGGCAAGTGGGAGCCGCTCTCGGTCGGGTTGCCGGAGGGTCCGTTCTATCCGGCGGTGCTGCGCGACGCGATGTGCGCCGACGACGCGACCCCCGGTGGGGTCTACTTCGGCACCCGCTCCGGCTCGGTCTTCGCCAGCCGCGACGAGGGCGACTCCTGGTCGTCGGTCGCGGCGCACCTGCCCGACGTGCTCTGCGTTCGCGCCGCGGAGGTCTGA
- a CDS encoding universal stress protein has product MNRPVVVGVDGSPSSLVAAEHAARAALLRSRPLLLVHGYLHPSGYGVPLNPYDLGVPVPPEEAQQMLERTATELTGRWPGLVVEVRQVAGGPGITMIEESRRAELVVVGSRGRGGFTGLLLGSVGAQVAAHAHCPVLVVRPDEQPIPVDGPVLVGVDGSESSRLAVGLGADEAALRDVPLVLVHVGPPDGGRTVPEEIEESQAAYQAEAVRLLADASALARAEHPDLVVREHPVRAAGAAQGLIEASGTGSLLVVGTRGRAGFTGLLLGSVSQAAIQHAHCPVLVAHPVS; this is encoded by the coding sequence ATGAATCGACCTGTCGTGGTGGGCGTCGACGGATCGCCGTCCAGCCTCGTCGCCGCCGAACACGCGGCGCGAGCCGCACTGCTCCGGTCCCGACCGCTGCTCCTGGTACACGGTTACCTGCACCCGTCCGGCTACGGCGTGCCGCTCAACCCGTACGACCTCGGGGTGCCGGTGCCCCCCGAGGAGGCGCAGCAGATGTTGGAGCGCACGGCGACCGAGCTGACCGGCCGGTGGCCCGGCCTGGTCGTCGAGGTGCGTCAGGTCGCCGGCGGCCCCGGCATCACCATGATCGAGGAGTCCCGCCGGGCAGAGCTGGTCGTGGTGGGCAGCCGTGGCCGGGGCGGCTTCACCGGGCTGCTACTCGGCTCGGTCGGCGCGCAGGTGGCCGCGCACGCCCACTGCCCGGTGCTGGTGGTCCGCCCGGACGAGCAGCCGATCCCGGTGGACGGCCCGGTGCTGGTCGGCGTCGACGGGTCCGAGTCGTCCCGGCTCGCCGTCGGTTTGGGTGCCGACGAGGCGGCGCTGCGGGACGTACCGCTGGTGCTGGTGCACGTCGGCCCTCCGGACGGAGGCCGGACGGTGCCGGAGGAGATCGAGGAGTCGCAGGCCGCGTACCAGGCCGAGGCGGTGCGGCTGCTGGCCGACGCCTCCGCCCTGGCGCGCGCCGAGCACCCCGACCTGGTGGTGCGGGAGCATCCGGTCCGCGCGGCCGGCGCGGCCCAGGGGCTCATCGAGGCCAGCGGCACGGGGTCGCTGCTGGTCGTGGGCACCCGGGGCCGGGCCGGGTTCACCGGTCTGCTGCTCGGGTCGGTCAGTCAGGCGGCGATCCAGCACGCGCACTGCCCGGTGCTGGTTGCCCACCCGGTCAGCTGA
- a CDS encoding DNA-binding protein → MTTENLFTAPDPGRARAHRTHEALQRISERHAGTDTRRGRWAHPYVLDPWEAVALVTALAAGGAEREPAEEPIDAADLTAALTLLPHVRAELDALEAGLLTLARDRGLTWQAIAYGLGLGSAQAARQRYERVAARSAEQTA, encoded by the coding sequence ATGACGACCGAGAACCTCTTCACCGCGCCGGACCCGGGCCGGGCCCGTGCCCACCGCACCCACGAGGCGCTACAGCGGATCAGCGAACGGCACGCCGGCACCGACACCCGGCGAGGCCGTTGGGCCCACCCGTACGTGCTCGACCCGTGGGAGGCCGTCGCCCTGGTCACCGCACTCGCCGCCGGCGGGGCCGAACGCGAACCCGCGGAGGAGCCGATCGACGCCGCCGACCTGACCGCCGCGCTGACCCTGCTCCCACACGTCCGCGCCGAGCTGGACGCCCTGGAGGCCGGCCTGCTGACGCTGGCCCGCGACCGGGGGCTCACCTGGCAGGCCATCGCGTACGGGCTGGGTCTGGGCAGCGCACAGGCGGCCCGACAGCGCTACGAACGGGTCGCCGCCCGCTCCGCCGAGCAGACCGCCTGA